A genomic segment from Desulfonatronum lacustre DSM 10312 encodes:
- the rpmC gene encoding 50S ribosomal protein L29 gives MKSKELRELSSTELNEKLLEFRKELFNLRFQHKTAQLENTQRLPYVRRTVARILTVLSEQNAGAKS, from the coding sequence ATGAAATCTAAAGAACTGCGCGAACTCTCCAGCACGGAACTCAACGAAAAGCTTCTTGAATTTCGCAAGGAACTGTTCAACCTGCGCTTTCAGCATAAAACGGCTCAGTTGGAGAACACGCAGCGGCTGCCTTATGTACGAAGGACCGTGGCCCGAATACTGACGGTATTGTCTGAGCAAAACGCTGGAGCAAAATCATGA
- the secY gene encoding preprotein translocase subunit SecY, whose product MQQTTSKSGGLAELKRKILFTFLLLATCRIGVHIPVPGVDSRAMADFFASMQGTLFGMFDMFAGGGLSNLSIFALGIMPYISASIIIQLLTVVSPELKRLKEEGASGRKKITQYTRYGTVMIAAVQGLGIAIGIENMTSPGGAAVVMDPGWAFRLTTIITMVSGTVLLMWIGEQITEYGIGNGISLIIFAGIVAQLPGAIINTFRLMSAGQISLFVALLLALLVAGVLIFIVFMERGQRRIPIQYAKRMLGRKMYGGQTTHLPLKINTAGVIPPIFASSMLMFPATLASFSQSEILNRVSMMFDPATILYNTVFVALIIFFCYFYTAIIFDPKDIAENIRKQGGFIPGIRPGLKTREYIDTVLSRITLWGSLYISAICVLPMLLISQFNVPFYFGGTGVLIAVVVAMDTMSKVDSYLITHQYEGLMQKTRIKGRR is encoded by the coding sequence GTGCAGCAAACAACCAGTAAATCCGGTGGTCTGGCGGAATTAAAACGCAAGATCCTGTTTACGTTTTTGCTCTTGGCGACATGCCGGATCGGGGTGCATATTCCCGTTCCCGGGGTCGATTCCAGGGCCATGGCGGATTTCTTCGCCAGCATGCAGGGAACACTGTTCGGAATGTTCGACATGTTCGCCGGCGGCGGGCTGAGCAATCTGTCCATTTTTGCCTTGGGCATTATGCCCTATATCTCTGCATCGATCATCATCCAGCTGTTGACGGTGGTCAGTCCGGAGTTAAAGCGCCTCAAAGAAGAGGGGGCTTCCGGGCGGAAGAAGATAACGCAGTACACCCGGTATGGAACGGTAATGATCGCCGCTGTTCAAGGCTTGGGCATCGCTATCGGGATCGAGAACATGACCAGCCCCGGCGGGGCTGCGGTGGTCATGGACCCAGGCTGGGCCTTCCGCCTGACCACGATCATCACCATGGTGTCCGGGACCGTCCTGTTGATGTGGATTGGTGAACAAATCACCGAATACGGCATCGGCAATGGAATTTCATTGATCATTTTCGCCGGTATCGTCGCCCAGTTGCCGGGGGCGATCATCAATACCTTTCGGTTGATGAGCGCGGGCCAGATTTCGTTGTTCGTCGCTCTGCTCCTGGCTTTGCTTGTCGCCGGCGTATTGATCTTCATCGTTTTCATGGAGCGAGGACAACGCAGGATACCCATCCAGTACGCCAAGCGGATGCTTGGCCGAAAAATGTACGGCGGACAGACGACGCATTTGCCGTTGAAGATCAATACCGCTGGAGTCATTCCCCCGATTTTCGCGTCCTCCATGTTGATGTTTCCGGCAACTTTGGCTTCTTTTTCTCAGTCCGAGATTTTGAATAGAGTTTCGATGATGTTTGATCCCGCGACGATTCTTTACAATACTGTGTTTGTCGCGTTGATTATTTTCTTTTGTTATTTTTATACGGCTATTATTTTTGATCCCAAGGATATCGCCGAAAATATTCGTAAACAAGGCGGCTTCATTCCTGGTATTCGTCCCGGTTTGAAAACACGAGAATACATCGACACCGTTCTTAGTCGGATAACCCTTTGGGGGTCGTTGTACATTTCTGCCATCTGCGTTTTGCCGATGTTGCTCATTTCACAGTTTAACGTTCCTTTTTATTTTGGCGGCACAGGCGTGCTGATCGCGGTGGTCGTCGCCATGGACACCATGAGCAAGGTCGATTCGTATCTCATTACCCATCAGTACGAAGGACTGATGCAGAAAACACGGATTAAAGGCAGGCGGTAG
- the rpsH gene encoding 30S ribosomal protein S8, whose amino-acid sequence MLNDPIADMLTRIRNAQKALHKDVHFPASRMTESIAAILKDHGFVSDVAREERNIRVVLKYLSSKGAISGSRRLSKPGLRIYVGAKEIPAVQNGLGIAILSTPKGVLEGRAASAENVGGELLCEVW is encoded by the coding sequence TTGCTTAATGATCCCATAGCGGACATGCTTACGCGAATTCGGAACGCCCAAAAGGCTCTGCACAAAGATGTCCACTTCCCCGCGTCTCGGATGACGGAGTCCATTGCCGCTATCCTCAAAGATCATGGTTTTGTTTCAGATGTAGCTCGAGAGGAGCGCAATATCCGCGTCGTCCTGAAATATCTCTCTTCCAAGGGTGCTATTTCCGGATCTCGACGGCTGAGCAAGCCCGGTCTTCGAATTTACGTCGGAGCGAAGGAAATACCCGCCGTTCAGAACGGTCTCGGCATCGCCATCCTTTCCACGCCCAAAGGCGTCTTGGAAGGGCGAGCCGCAAGTGCCGAGAATGTCGGCGGTGAACTCCTCTGTGAAGTTTGGTAA
- the rpsC gene encoding 30S ribosomal protein S3: MGQKTHPIGFRLGYTKNWQSRWFSKKDYAAFVHEDRLIRNFLKKTLYHAGISKIEIERAASKIRLILFTARPGIVIGRKGVEIENLRATLKKKFQKDFALEVIEIRRPETDAQLVAENVALQLERRVAFRRAMKRTVGLARKFGAEGIKINVAGRLGGAEIARSEWNRDGRVPLHTLRADIDYGQAIAKTTYGVIGVKVWIFKGEILDEVIQ; this comes from the coding sequence TTGGGCCAGAAGACGCATCCCATTGGGTTCCGGCTTGGGTACACCAAGAATTGGCAGTCCAGGTGGTTTAGTAAAAAGGATTACGCAGCGTTTGTGCATGAAGATCGCCTGATACGTAATTTTTTGAAAAAGACCTTGTACCACGCCGGTATTTCCAAAATTGAAATTGAAAGAGCCGCCAGTAAGATCAGGCTGATCCTCTTTACCGCGCGACCCGGTATCGTAATTGGACGCAAGGGCGTTGAAATCGAGAACTTGCGGGCAACCTTGAAGAAAAAGTTCCAAAAGGATTTCGCTCTGGAAGTCATTGAAATCCGTCGACCGGAGACCGATGCTCAATTGGTCGCGGAAAACGTCGCGTTGCAGCTGGAGCGCAGGGTGGCTTTTCGTCGTGCCATGAAGCGGACCGTCGGGTTGGCGAGAAAGTTCGGCGCGGAAGGGATCAAGATCAATGTCGCCGGACGACTGGGCGGCGCTGAAATCGCCCGGAGCGAATGGAATCGTGACGGACGCGTTCCGTTGCACACCTTGCGGGCCGATATTGATTATGGGCAAGCCATTGCAAAGACCACGTACGGCGTGATCGGCGTGAAGGTTTGGATTTTTAAAGGCGAGATTCTCGATGAGGTGATTCAGTAA
- the rpsM gene encoding 30S ribosomal protein S13, whose amino-acid sequence MARIAGVDLPKNKRMDIALTYIYGIGRATALKVLDATSIAWTKKTDDLNADEINDIRKEIESTYKVEGDLRRDVTSNIKRLMDIGCYRGLRHRKGLPVRGQSTHANARTRKGPRRSIVGKRKK is encoded by the coding sequence GTGGCACGAATCGCTGGGGTTGATTTGCCCAAGAACAAGCGAATGGATATCGCTCTGACCTACATCTACGGAATTGGTCGAGCTACTGCTTTAAAAGTCCTGGATGCGACGAGCATCGCTTGGACGAAAAAGACCGACGACTTGAACGCGGACGAGATCAACGACATTCGTAAGGAAATTGAATCCACCTATAAAGTAGAGGGTGATCTGCGTCGTGACGTGACCAGCAACATTAAACGCCTGATGGACATTGGTTGCTACAGAGGTTTGCGGCACCGCAAAGGCTTGCCGGTACGTGGTCAGAGCACTCACGCCAACGCTCGAACGCGCAAGGGACCGAGACGGTCCATCGTCGGGAAGCGGAAAAAGTAG
- the rpsS gene encoding 30S ribosomal protein S19, which yields MPRSVKKGPFVDGHVLKKVTKANETNDRKVIKTWSRRSTIVPEMVGLTFAVHNGKKFIPVFVTENMVGHKLGEFSPTRTFHAHAGGKKSAVKGKK from the coding sequence ATGCCACGATCAGTAAAAAAAGGTCCTTTTGTCGACGGGCATGTGCTCAAGAAAGTGACCAAGGCCAATGAAACGAATGATCGGAAAGTGATCAAGACATGGTCACGTCGTTCGACGATTGTTCCTGAAATGGTTGGGCTGACCTTTGCCGTGCATAACGGCAAGAAGTTCATCCCCGTCTTTGTTACGGAAAACATGGTTGGTCATAAGCTTGGTGAGTTTTCACCCACCAGGACCTTTCATGCCCATGCCGGTGGCAAAAAGAGCGCTGTAAAAGGCAAAAAGTAG
- the rplN gene encoding 50S ribosomal protein L14 — protein MIQVQSLLDVADNSGAKKVFCVKVLGGSHRRYASIGDIIVVSVKEAMPHSKVKKGEVMRAVIVRTKKEVNRPDGSFIRFDNNSAVLLNKQNEPVGTRIFGPVARELRSKNFMKIVSLAPEVL, from the coding sequence ATGATCCAGGTTCAATCTTTACTCGACGTCGCCGACAACTCTGGTGCCAAGAAGGTGTTTTGCGTCAAGGTGCTCGGCGGGAGTCACCGCAGATACGCATCCATCGGCGATATTATCGTCGTTTCCGTCAAGGAAGCCATGCCGCACTCCAAGGTCAAGAAGGGCGAGGTGATGCGTGCCGTCATCGTCCGGACCAAAAAGGAAGTCAATCGGCCGGACGGATCCTTCATCCGGTTCGACAACAACTCAGCCGTACTTCTGAACAAGCAGAACGAGCCCGTGGGGACACGTATTTTCGGCCCGGTCGCTCGGGAGTTGCGATCCAAGAATTTCATGAAAATCGTTTCCTTGGCTCCAGAAGTACTGTAG
- the rplO gene encoding 50S ribosomal protein L15 — MQLHDLYPFYEERKNRKRVGRGSGSGWGCTSGKGNKGQKSRSGGTKAPGFEGGQMPLQRRLPKGGFKNPFRTEYAVVNLDRLLEFFPQAEHISLEAIYAAGFGKRGLPIKVLARGDISTAVQVEAHRFSKQAIEKISKAGGQAVAMEGEQSAANNQ, encoded by the coding sequence ATGCAATTACATGATCTCTATCCGTTTTATGAAGAGCGCAAAAACAGAAAGCGTGTCGGACGAGGGTCCGGCAGCGGCTGGGGATGCACTTCCGGCAAGGGAAATAAGGGACAAAAATCCCGCAGCGGGGGAACCAAGGCGCCCGGTTTTGAAGGCGGTCAGATGCCTCTTCAACGGCGACTCCCCAAGGGCGGATTCAAGAATCCCTTTCGAACGGAATACGCCGTCGTCAATTTGGATCGGTTGTTGGAATTCTTTCCGCAAGCCGAGCATATTTCCCTGGAAGCCATTTATGCCGCTGGATTCGGCAAGCGCGGACTGCCGATCAAGGTTCTGGCTAGAGGGGATATCTCCACCGCCGTTCAGGTAGAGGCGCATCGATTCAGTAAACAGGCCATAGAGAAGATTTCCAAAGCCGGTGGCCAAGCCGTTGCCATGGAAGGCGAACAGAGTGCAGCAAACAACCAGTAA
- a CDS encoding type Z 30S ribosomal protein S14 has product MARTALKIKAARKPKFSTRAYNRCPLCGRSRAFLRHFGICRICFRNMSLAGELPGVRKSSW; this is encoded by the coding sequence TTGGCTCGCACCGCTCTTAAAATCAAGGCCGCAAGAAAACCAAAATTTTCAACTCGCGCCTATAATCGCTGCCCCTTGTGCGGCCGGTCTCGTGCTTTTTTACGGCATTTTGGTATTTGTCGCATCTGCTTTCGCAATATGTCCCTGGCAGGAGAATTGCCCGGGGTAAGAAAATCCAGTTGGTAA
- the rplP gene encoding 50S ribosomal protein L16 translates to MLSPKKVKFRKQQKNRIKGSALRGSLVVFGDIGLKALEPGKLTNQQIESARIAMMRHIKRGGKVWIRVFPDKPITAKPAETRQGKGKGAPVGWCAPVRRGRVLYEIKGVSLELASEALRRASYKLPIKTSIVLREA, encoded by the coding sequence ATGTTGAGTCCCAAAAAAGTTAAATTCCGAAAGCAACAAAAGAACCGCATCAAGGGTTCGGCCCTCCGCGGCAGTTTGGTGGTTTTCGGCGACATCGGGCTGAAGGCTTTGGAGCCCGGGAAGTTGACCAACCAACAGATTGAGTCTGCTCGTATTGCCATGATGCGGCACATCAAGCGTGGCGGAAAAGTCTGGATTCGGGTTTTTCCCGACAAACCCATTACCGCCAAGCCCGCTGAAACCCGCCAGGGGAAGGGAAAAGGCGCTCCTGTCGGCTGGTGCGCGCCGGTCCGGCGAGGTCGGGTTTTGTACGAAATCAAAGGGGTCAGCCTGGAGCTTGCTTCCGAGGCCCTGCGTCGGGCTTCCTATAAGCTGCCCATCAAGACCAGTATCGTGTTGCGGGAGGCCTAA
- the rpmJ gene encoding 50S ribosomal protein L36 — translation MKVKPSVKKVCDKCQIIRRNGILRVICENPRHKQRQG, via the coding sequence ATGAAAGTCAAACCGTCCGTGAAGAAAGTTTGCGACAAGTGTCAAATCATTCGCCGCAATGGAATTTTACGGGTTATTTGCGAAAACCCCCGTCACAAGCAACGTCAAGGATAA
- the rplX gene encoding 50S ribosomal protein L24, which produces MKNRKIHKNDKVMIMVGKEKGKIGKVLKLFPKTERVLVEGVNKVKRHSKGNPYKGEAGGIQEKENPLHLSNVTLVCDNCAKPTRVGYKIIDTDKKVRFCKKCNEIIA; this is translated from the coding sequence ATGAAAAATCGAAAGATCCATAAAAACGACAAGGTCATGATCATGGTTGGAAAGGAAAAGGGAAAGATCGGCAAGGTCTTGAAACTTTTTCCTAAAACGGAACGTGTCCTCGTTGAGGGTGTAAATAAGGTCAAGCGGCATTCCAAGGGCAATCCCTACAAAGGGGAGGCCGGCGGGATCCAGGAAAAGGAAAATCCTTTGCACTTGTCCAATGTGACGCTGGTTTGTGATAATTGCGCCAAACCCACCAGGGTTGGGTACAAGATCATCGACACGGACAAAAAAGTGCGTTTTTGTAAAAAGTGTAACGAAATTATTGCGTAA
- the rpsE gene encoding 30S ribosomal protein S5, giving the protein MEQTQLGFIEKIVYLNRVAKVVKGGRRFSFSALVVVGNGKDSVGYGLGKANEVPEAIRKATERARKTMQKINLVDGTVPYKVEGQYGAGRVVLKPASKGTGIIAGGPVRAVMEAVGVSDILTKAIGTNNPHNVLKATVQGLVSLRSAEQVSALRGQNVSLAR; this is encoded by the coding sequence ATGGAACAGACGCAGTTAGGGTTCATTGAGAAAATCGTGTATCTGAATCGCGTGGCCAAAGTGGTCAAAGGTGGTCGTCGATTCAGCTTTAGTGCTCTTGTCGTCGTCGGCAACGGCAAGGATTCCGTTGGATACGGCCTCGGCAAGGCCAACGAGGTCCCTGAGGCGATTCGCAAAGCCACGGAAAGAGCGCGGAAGACCATGCAAAAAATCAATCTTGTCGATGGAACCGTTCCGTACAAGGTTGAAGGACAATACGGCGCCGGACGCGTGGTTTTAAAGCCCGCCTCCAAGGGAACGGGAATCATAGCCGGTGGCCCGGTTCGAGCCGTCATGGAAGCCGTCGGCGTGAGCGATATTTTGACGAAAGCCATTGGGACCAACAACCCGCATAACGTGTTGAAGGCCACCGTGCAGGGCCTTGTCTCCCTCCGTTCCGCGGAACAGGTGAGCGCCTTGCGCGGACAGAACGTCAGCCTTGCCCGTTAG
- the rplV gene encoding 50S ribosomal protein L22 has protein sequence MEAKSVARFVRISSQKARLVAANVRGKNVEEARKILKFTPKKAAAVLDKVLHSAIANAEQLGGVDVDTLFVKNIIINDGPSWKRIRPRAMGRAYRVLKRTSHITVIVEEA, from the coding sequence ATGGAAGCGAAATCTGTCGCGCGGTTCGTGCGCATCTCCTCACAGAAGGCTCGGCTGGTGGCCGCCAATGTTCGGGGAAAGAATGTCGAGGAAGCGCGGAAAATTTTGAAGTTCACTCCGAAAAAGGCCGCCGCCGTATTGGACAAGGTATTGCATTCCGCCATTGCCAACGCGGAACAGCTCGGCGGTGTGGACGTAGATACGTTGTTCGTTAAAAACATCATTATCAATGATGGTCCTTCATGGAAACGTATTCGCCCACGGGCCATGGGACGCGCCTATCGGGTCCTGAAGCGGACAAGTCATATCACTGTCATTGTTGAGGAAGCGTAG
- the rpsQ gene encoding 30S ribosomal protein S17, which produces MNAELKQKTKRTEVGVVLSNKAEKTIVVSVNKLEKHPLFKKYIRRRKKMMAHDDLNQCNIGDTVEIIESRPLSKRKCWQLKQVLQKAV; this is translated from the coding sequence ATGAATGCTGAGTTGAAACAGAAGACCAAACGCACGGAAGTCGGTGTCGTTCTCAGCAACAAGGCTGAGAAAACCATCGTCGTCTCGGTGAACAAGCTGGAAAAACATCCTTTGTTCAAGAAGTACATCCGAAGACGGAAAAAAATGATGGCGCATGATGACCTTAATCAGTGCAACATCGGTGACACCGTCGAAATTATTGAAAGCCGACCCTTGAGCAAGCGCAAGTGCTGGCAACTCAAACAAGTACTGCAAAAGGCTGTCTAA
- the rplF gene encoding 50S ribosomal protein L6 encodes MSRIGKNPVPVPKGVEVRVHKDVIEIKGPKGELKTPTHAKISYELKDDAVHLSRVDDSRSAREQFGLRRTLLANSVQGVTEGFQKILEVIGVGYKVAVDGSKITLNVGFSHPVEYSLPQGMSAKVEGNKLTLQGIDKEQVGEVAAQIRRFRPPEPFKGKGIKYADEVIRRKAGKTGKK; translated from the coding sequence ATGTCACGCATTGGTAAGAATCCGGTTCCGGTGCCCAAGGGCGTCGAGGTCCGTGTCCACAAGGACGTGATCGAAATCAAGGGGCCCAAGGGGGAGCTGAAAACTCCAACCCACGCCAAGATTTCGTATGAGTTGAAGGACGATGCCGTACATCTGTCTCGGGTAGACGATTCTCGGTCCGCCCGGGAACAGTTCGGTCTGCGGCGGACCCTCCTGGCGAATTCCGTTCAGGGAGTGACCGAAGGCTTTCAAAAAATTCTCGAGGTTATCGGCGTCGGGTATAAAGTCGCTGTTGATGGCTCAAAAATCACCCTGAACGTCGGTTTTTCTCATCCAGTCGAGTACAGCCTGCCGCAAGGCATGTCCGCCAAGGTCGAGGGAAATAAGCTGACCTTGCAGGGAATCGACAAAGAGCAGGTCGGCGAAGTTGCCGCGCAAATTCGTCGCTTCCGCCCGCCTGAGCCGTTCAAAGGCAAGGGAATCAAGTACGCGGATGAAGTGATTCGGCGTAAGGCTGGCAAAACAGGTAAAAAGTAG
- the map gene encoding type I methionyl aminopeptidase: protein MKKYLGIYLKNEKEINILREANRIVSIILDALQESVRPGIKTIDLEDIALTWCSRFNVKPAFKGYRGFPYAICCSVNEQVVHGFPSDRILQEGDIVSIDFGVIYQGFYGDSARTFPVGAISNSTQTLLDVTRDALDIGIQSAVVGNQLYDISRAIQRYVEDQGCSVVKRFVGHGIGRSLHEKPEIPNFIPQRYSDIPLKTGMVLAIEPMVTAGKDEVEILSDRWTAVTKDNSLAAHFEHTIALTSNGPEILSRSYAEYGQGRSQ, encoded by the coding sequence GTGAAGAAGTATCTGGGCATCTATTTGAAAAATGAGAAAGAGATCAACATCCTCCGCGAGGCGAATCGGATCGTTTCCATTATTCTGGATGCATTGCAGGAAAGCGTCAGACCCGGCATCAAAACCATCGATCTTGAGGATATTGCCCTGACGTGGTGCTCACGGTTCAATGTGAAGCCGGCTTTCAAGGGGTATCGTGGTTTCCCATACGCAATATGTTGCTCGGTCAATGAACAAGTTGTTCACGGCTTTCCCTCTGATCGGATACTTCAGGAAGGCGACATCGTCAGCATCGACTTTGGAGTCATATACCAAGGATTTTATGGGGACTCCGCTCGGACGTTTCCCGTGGGCGCGATTTCAAACAGCACCCAGACGTTACTTGATGTTACTCGTGACGCACTGGATATCGGAATACAGTCGGCCGTCGTCGGTAATCAGCTCTATGACATATCTCGCGCTATTCAACGGTATGTCGAAGACCAAGGTTGTTCGGTGGTCAAGCGATTCGTGGGACACGGCATCGGTAGAAGCCTGCACGAAAAGCCTGAGATTCCAAACTTTATTCCGCAACGATATTCCGACATACCGCTGAAGACCGGCATGGTTCTGGCTATTGAGCCCATGGTCACGGCGGGCAAGGACGAGGTTGAGATCCTTTCCGATCGTTGGACGGCTGTGACTAAAGACAATAGCCTCGCGGCTCATTTTGAACATACCATCGCCTTGACTTCCAATGGTCCTGAAATATTGAGCAGGAGTTACGCGGAATATGGTCAAGGAAGAAGCCAATAA
- the rplR gene encoding 50S ribosomal protein L18, with protein sequence MKYTKNQARMRRRQRIRKKISGNALCPRLVVFRSNAYIYAQLVDDANGHTLASSSSFNLSKDGGVSGFTRDAAMQVGKDLASKAKEKDIHQAVFDRGGYIYHGKIKALADGAREGGLKF encoded by the coding sequence ATGAAATACACTAAAAATCAAGCCAGGATGCGTCGTAGGCAGCGCATTCGGAAAAAAATTAGTGGTAATGCCCTGTGTCCTCGCTTGGTGGTCTTTCGTTCCAATGCATACATTTATGCGCAATTGGTCGATGACGCCAACGGCCATACCCTTGCTTCATCTTCATCCTTCAATCTGTCGAAGGACGGCGGCGTAAGCGGTTTCACGCGGGACGCAGCCATGCAGGTCGGGAAGGACCTGGCGAGCAAGGCCAAGGAAAAGGATATCCACCAAGCCGTATTTGATCGCGGCGGCTACATCTATCACGGGAAGATCAAGGCTCTTGCCGATGGCGCTCGTGAGGGCGGACTTAAATTTTAA
- the rplW gene encoding 50S ribosomal protein L23 codes for MNYTQILLRPHVSEKATLIKSAANQVVFQVHPSANKIEVKKAVQDAFDVKVSKVNIARKKTLTQRKANRRLARDTGFRKAYVTLAEGEKIDFFEGV; via the coding sequence ATGAACTACACGCAAATTTTGCTTCGACCGCATGTCTCCGAAAAGGCGACGCTGATCAAAAGCGCGGCCAACCAGGTGGTCTTTCAGGTCCATCCTTCCGCCAACAAGATTGAAGTCAAGAAAGCGGTGCAGGACGCCTTTGACGTGAAGGTCAGCAAGGTCAACATCGCACGGAAAAAGACGCTCACCCAACGCAAGGCCAATCGTCGACTCGCTCGCGATACCGGTTTCCGGAAAGCTTATGTGACCCTTGCCGAAGGCGAAAAAATCGATTTCTTTGAAGGGGTCTAA
- the rplE gene encoding 50S ribosomal protein L5 — translation MSRLQEIYKSKVAPELMKDFGYSSPMEIPKIQSISLNIGLGEASQNNKLIEDAVLELTQIAGQKAVVTRAKKSIAAYKLREGMPVGCRVTLRRERMWDFLDKLVSFSLPRVRDFRGIPDRGFDGRGNFTMGIKEHTIFPEINMDRVDRVKGMNITIVTTASTDKEGKALLQLLGMPFKK, via the coding sequence ATGTCTAGGCTGCAGGAAATATACAAGAGCAAGGTCGCCCCGGAACTGATGAAGGATTTCGGGTACTCCTCTCCGATGGAGATTCCTAAAATCCAAAGCATCAGCCTGAACATCGGCCTTGGTGAGGCTTCTCAGAACAACAAGCTGATCGAAGACGCCGTTTTGGAGCTGACCCAAATTGCCGGGCAGAAGGCCGTCGTCACCAGGGCGAAAAAGTCCATCGCGGCCTACAAGCTGCGCGAAGGAATGCCGGTCGGTTGCCGCGTCACCCTGCGTCGGGAGCGCATGTGGGACTTTTTGGATAAGTTGGTGTCCTTCTCCTTGCCTCGTGTCCGTGACTTTCGCGGCATTCCGGATCGCGGCTTCGATGGCCGAGGCAACTTCACCATGGGCATCAAGGAACATACCATATTTCCCGAGATCAACATGGATCGCGTCGACCGGGTTAAGGGTATGAACATCACCATCGTGACCACTGCTTCCACCGACAAGGAAGGCAAGGCCCTTCTGCAGTTGTTGGGCATGCCATTTAAAAAATAA
- the rplB gene encoding 50S ribosomal protein L2 translates to MSIRKLKPTSPGTRFQSVSEFAEINRGKPEKSLTKGRAKKSGRNNLGRITSRRRGSGHKRRFRVIDFKRDKFDVQAKVAFIEYDPNRSARIALLHYADGEKRYILAPDGVKVGDTIVAGNKADIFPGNAMYLSRIPVGTIIHNVEMTPGKGGQLCRSAGTYAQLVAKEEKYALLRLPSGEVRKILATCRATVGQVGNTDHEQVSIGKAGRNRWLGRRPKVRGVAMNPVDHPLGGGEGKSSGGRHPCTPWGKPTKGYKTRNRRKPSSKLIVKRRGQK, encoded by the coding sequence ATGTCTATACGTAAGCTCAAACCGACTTCTCCCGGGACACGGTTTCAATCCGTATCGGAGTTCGCCGAGATCAATCGTGGCAAGCCTGAAAAGTCGTTGACCAAGGGACGCGCCAAAAAAAGCGGACGAAACAACCTTGGGCGGATTACTTCCCGCCGGAGAGGCTCCGGTCACAAGAGGCGTTTTCGGGTCATCGATTTCAAACGAGATAAATTTGATGTTCAGGCCAAAGTGGCCTTCATTGAGTACGACCCGAACCGCAGTGCCCGCATTGCCTTGCTGCATTACGCCGATGGCGAGAAGCGGTATATTTTGGCCCCTGACGGCGTCAAGGTCGGAGATACCATCGTCGCCGGAAACAAGGCGGATATTTTTCCGGGCAACGCCATGTACTTGTCGAGAATTCCCGTGGGAACGATCATCCATAACGTGGAGATGACGCCCGGCAAGGGCGGTCAGCTTTGCCGCAGCGCCGGGACCTACGCGCAACTCGTGGCCAAGGAAGAAAAGTATGCCTTGCTGCGGCTTCCTTCCGGTGAAGTGCGTAAAATTTTGGCAACCTGTCGAGCGACCGTTGGGCAGGTCGGCAACACGGACCACGAACAGGTTTCCATTGGAAAGGCTGGACGAAATCGCTGGCTCGGCCGTCGTCCCAAGGTTCGCGGCGTGGCCATGAACCCGGTGGACCATCCTCTTGGCGGCGGTGAAGGCAAGAGTTCCGGTGGCCGGCATCCCTGTACGCCATGGGGGAAACCGACCAAGGGCTATAAGACCCGCAATCGCCGGAAGCCCTCTTCGAAGCTCATCGTCAAACGTCGCGGCCAGAAATAG